The following coding sequences lie in one Zingiber officinale cultivar Zhangliang chromosome 2B, Zo_v1.1, whole genome shotgun sequence genomic window:
- the LOC122047819 gene encoding probable protein ABIL1: MQPPRSENCPMTFDEVSMERSKSFVKALQELKNLRPQLYTAAEYCESSYLHNEQKQMVLDNLKGYAVRALVNAVDHLGTVASKLTDLFEQQMFDVSIVESGISCLRQRSSTCQAYVDKEGRIQHQMSFRTLRHHKHYTLPSLDKTAISSMQMPPKSDVTAKPSSGTSGKSSSKTLSWHLATSGGTSSALPCLGDPRTSKIKAELFHLLVPEEAAASLSSPSANHLLAANGNATSDIASNKFGLAGSKEASKPVPAIKSLHGHGALQIYRPRTRSRSMLSVFFSKPKTLTSRNISVS, from the exons atgcagCCACCGCGGTCGGAGAACTGCCCTATGACATTCGACGAGGTCTCCATGGAGAGGAGCAAGAGCTTCGTCAAGGCCTTGCAG GAACTCAAGAACCTGAGACCTCAACTTTACACTGCTGCTGAGTATTGTGAAAGCTCTTACCTTCACAATGAGCAGAAACAGAT GGTATTGGATAATCTAAAAGGTTACGCTGTTCGAGCCCTCGTGAATGCAGTGGATCATCTTGGCACTGTTGCTTCTAAACTGACAGACCTGTTTGAACAACAAATGTTTGACGTATCAATAGTGGAGTCTGGGATTTCATGTTTGAGACAG CGATCGTCGACTTGCCAAGCTTATGTGGATAAAGAAGGTCGTATCCAGCACCAAATGTCCTTCAGAACTTTGAGGCATCATAAGCATTACACTTTGCCAA GTCTCGATAAAACTGCGATTAGCAGTATGCAAATGCCACCAAAAAGCGATGTAACAGCAAAACCTAGTTCTGGGACATCAG GCAAATCTTCGTCAAAAACTCTTTCCTGGCATTTAGCTACATCAGGTGGAACTTCCAGCGCATTGCCATG CCTCGGAGATCCTAGGACTTCAAAAATAAAGGCTGAACTATTCCATCTTTTAG TCCCAGAAGAGGCTGCTGCATCACTCTCCTCTCCAAGTGCAAACCATCTCCTGGCAGCTAATGGCAATGCAACTTCAGATATAGCCTCTAACAAATTTGGCTTGGCG GGTTCGAAAGAGGCATCCAAACCTGTCCCAGCaataaaatcccttcatggtcaTGGTGCACTTCAAATTTATAGGCCTCGAACTCGAAGCAGAAGCATGCTTTCAGTATTTTTCTCAAAGCCAAAAACCTTGACTTCGAGAAACATCTCAGTCTCTTGA